The following coding sequences are from one Devosia neptuniae window:
- a CDS encoding Wzz/FepE/Etk N-terminal domain-containing protein, which produces MTYESPAVRDARIDVGAVLGAVFKRLPRIILITLLLLAAAFAFLMFQPRLYESSASILIEPRDNVYTRASNDAVAPNPTDASVVSSQMELLKSRDTLLKVVDQLDLRSVPEFNGSAGGGFSPMAVITQMLGRKSAPVSVDEIVLSTLYDRMTVIQARDSRIMSVLVRSTNPQLAADIANAVANAHVTRRAQLSLSDTAEASTWLREEIDKLRVRVTDAERAVADFKVNNDLFTGGNNTSLVDQQLSTIASQISAAQERKNTALSRAAVIRGLLDRGQPIDSLNDVRQSPAIQQLSEEKARLQGEKAQRSATLLDNHPTIRALTAQIAELNNQIAIEGRRVAEALEAEAQVEADVETSLQADLTRVKSSASTATQDTVTLDGLEREAKAQRDLLEGYLQRYNEAISRTDSNSALPDVRVISVAAPSVSPASPRTAMVLLAVGIVSVALQVGIIIFSELISGRAIVPGVRPQDELEAVPFSEDELEPDQRWEEPTVAEAVPVKDEPAPERIEPVVAVQDEPVAPAKPVEEPVQAIMAEPEITAEAKAPAEPVRANLPPANTISYSQLASDLVLGRTHLVILAGQSSNEDCEDLAEELVGDALAKGLSVALVDAGSGRASDEAGLTDLSTESVSFGDVVHKSADNSFAEIPWGQGTAIDRRSSKPITLIEALGDIYEVVVIMTGPVGMASTLSMFGALDGRILLVAPKDEPFEAIEQTRIQLAEAGFGSIEIAAVPERVAA; this is translated from the coding sequence ATGACTTATGAGTCGCCGGCCGTGCGCGATGCGCGAATAGACGTGGGAGCGGTGCTTGGCGCCGTCTTCAAGCGTCTGCCGCGCATCATTCTCATTACACTGCTGTTGCTGGCTGCTGCCTTCGCCTTCCTGATGTTTCAGCCGCGGCTTTATGAATCCTCGGCATCCATCCTGATCGAGCCGCGCGACAACGTTTATACCCGCGCCTCCAATGACGCTGTTGCGCCCAATCCGACGGATGCCAGCGTGGTTTCCAGCCAGATGGAGCTGCTGAAGTCGCGCGATACCCTGCTTAAGGTCGTCGATCAGCTCGACCTGCGCTCGGTCCCCGAGTTCAACGGTTCGGCCGGCGGCGGTTTTTCGCCCATGGCGGTGATCACCCAGATGCTGGGCCGCAAATCGGCGCCGGTCAGCGTGGATGAAATCGTGCTGAGCACGCTCTACGACCGCATGACCGTGATCCAGGCCCGCGACTCGCGCATCATGTCGGTGCTGGTCCGCTCGACCAATCCGCAATTGGCCGCCGACATTGCCAATGCCGTCGCCAATGCCCACGTCACCCGCCGCGCCCAGCTCTCGCTGTCCGACACTGCCGAGGCATCCACCTGGCTGCGCGAGGAAATCGACAAGCTGCGCGTCCGCGTGACCGATGCCGAACGGGCCGTTGCTGATTTCAAGGTGAACAATGACCTGTTCACCGGCGGCAACAATACCAGCCTGGTCGATCAGCAGCTCTCCACCATTGCCAGCCAGATCAGCGCCGCCCAGGAGCGCAAGAATACTGCCCTGTCGCGCGCCGCGGTCATTCGCGGCCTGCTCGATCGCGGCCAGCCCATCGATAGCCTCAACGATGTGCGCCAATCCCCGGCCATCCAGCAATTGAGCGAAGAAAAGGCTCGGTTGCAGGGCGAAAAGGCTCAGCGCTCGGCCACTTTGCTGGACAATCACCCCACCATCCGGGCGCTGACCGCCCAGATTGCCGAGCTCAACAACCAGATCGCCATCGAAGGCCGCCGTGTCGCCGAAGCCCTTGAGGCCGAAGCGCAGGTCGAGGCCGATGTCGAAACCTCGTTGCAGGCGGACCTGACTCGCGTCAAATCCTCCGCCTCCACCGCCACACAGGATACGGTGACGCTTGACGGCCTGGAGCGCGAGGCCAAGGCCCAGCGCGACCTGCTCGAAGGCTATCTGCAGCGCTATAACGAAGCCATTTCGCGCACCGACTCCAATTCGGCCCTGCCGGACGTCCGCGTCATCAGCGTCGCGGCCCCGTCCGTCTCCCCGGCCTCGCCGCGCACCGCAATGGTGCTGCTGGCTGTCGGCATCGTTTCGGTGGCGCTGCAGGTCGGTATCATCATCTTCTCCGAACTGATCTCGGGTCGGGCCATCGTTCCCGGCGTCCGCCCGCAGGACGAACTGGAAGCAGTGCCCTTTTCCGAAGACGAACTCGAGCCCGACCAGCGTTGGGAAGAACCCACGGTGGCCGAGGCCGTACCGGTGAAGGACGAGCCGGCGCCCGAGCGGATCGAGCCTGTGGTCGCCGTGCAAGATGAGCCTGTCGCACCAGCCAAGCCGGTCGAGGAGCCGGTGCAAGCGATCATGGCCGAGCCAGAGATCACGGCGGAAGCCAAAGCGCCTGCCGAGCCAGTTCGTGCAAACCTGCCACCCGCGAACACCATCAGCTATAGCCAGCTCGCCTCGGACCTCGTGCTGGGCCGCACCCATCTGGTCATCCTGGCCGGCCAGAGCTCCAACGAAGATTGCGAAGACCTCGCCGAGGAATTGGTGGGCGACGCGCTCGCCAAGGGCCTGAGCGTGGCCCTGGTCGACGCCGGCAGCGGCCGTGCCTCCGACGAGGCGGGCCTCACCGATCTGAGCACCGAAAGCGTCAGCTTTGGCGATGTCGTGCACAAATCGGCCGATAACAGCTTCGCCGAAATTCCATGGGGGCAGGGGACCGCAATCGACCGCCGCTCCAGCAAGCCGATCACCCTGATCGAGGCCCTGGGCGATATCTACGAAGTGGTCGTCATCATGACCGGCCCGGTCGGCATGGCCTCTACCCTGTCCATGTTCGGCGCGCTGGATGGCCGCATCCTGCTGGTCGCTCCCAAGGACGAACCCTTCGAAGCCATCGAGCAGACCCGCATCCAGCTGGCTGAAGCCGGCTTCGGTTCGATCGAGATCGCCGCCGTCCCCGAGCGTGTTGCTGCCTGA
- a CDS encoding polysaccharide biosynthesis/export family protein translates to MREILMRWLPILIVALMPPLAGCATTGSATYLVETKGPYQLDTGDSVRVTVYGDAELSSTYRVDDAGSIAFPLVGPVQVRGTTTTGAAARLAAALSNGFMRNPNVAVEVAEYRPFFIQGEIARAGQFPYVYGMTVRAAISTAGGFSDTANRDEAVVYRRQGNEMAKGVVGLDFPIFPGDTIVIQERWF, encoded by the coding sequence ATGCGCGAGATTCTGATGCGCTGGCTGCCAATTCTCATCGTCGCTCTCATGCCGCCGCTGGCGGGTTGCGCCACCACGGGCTCGGCTACCTATCTGGTGGAAACCAAGGGGCCGTATCAACTCGACACCGGCGACTCGGTGCGCGTCACCGTTTACGGCGATGCCGAACTCAGTTCGACCTATCGCGTCGACGACGCCGGCTCCATCGCCTTCCCGCTGGTCGGGCCAGTGCAGGTGCGCGGCACGACGACGACAGGCGCCGCCGCCCGGCTGGCGGCAGCGCTGTCCAACGGCTTCATGCGCAATCCGAACGTGGCCGTGGAAGTGGCGGAATACCGCCCCTTCTTCATCCAGGGCGAAATCGCCCGGGCCGGCCAGTTCCCCTATGTCTATGGCATGACCGTCCGCGCGGCGATCAGTACGGCGGGTGGTTTCTCCGATACGGCCAACCGCGACGAGGCGGTCGTTTACCGTAGACAAGGCAATGAGATGGCCAAGGGCGTTGTTGGGCTCGACTTCCCGATCTTCCCGGGCGATACCATCGTCATCCAGGAAAGATGGTTCTGA
- a CDS encoding glycosyltransferase family 4 protein, with translation MAEPKLRILQVMRAPVGGLFRHVADLTRALSEMGHDVGLVVDSLANDAQTESKLGALLPYASLGIHRFAMPRVLGRGDLVTPLGVRKLAKSLDIDVLHGHGAKGGFYARLARMGGGKAIAVYTPHGGVLHFSRASRSGRIFHRLERLLMGQTGAIIFESAYAQKTYSALIGEPTCPTRIIHNGLTPDEFVPVPPDADAADFVFVGELRDLKGIHVLAEALVGVHRPDGQPATLTLAGDGPDRAALVEQITRLNLTDRITLPGAQPARAMFSRGRCIIVPSLAESLPYIVLEAAAARLPVIATNVGGIPEIFDGSAESLIPPSDVPALQQAMQRVLDDPQAAQAEMEIRLARIESAFSLANMAGQIEALYQLLLVKT, from the coding sequence ATGGCCGAGCCCAAGCTGCGCATCCTGCAAGTGATGCGCGCTCCCGTGGGTGGCCTGTTCCGGCACGTTGCCGATCTCACGCGCGCACTCTCCGAAATGGGGCATGATGTTGGCCTCGTGGTCGACAGCCTTGCCAATGATGCCCAGACCGAAAGCAAGCTTGGGGCGCTGCTGCCCTATGCAAGCCTGGGCATCCATCGCTTTGCCATGCCGCGCGTGCTCGGGCGCGGCGATCTGGTGACGCCGCTGGGCGTGCGCAAGCTCGCTAAATCGCTGGATATCGATGTGCTGCATGGCCATGGCGCCAAGGGCGGCTTTTATGCAAGGCTGGCCCGGATGGGGGGCGGCAAGGCCATTGCCGTCTATACCCCGCATGGCGGGGTGCTGCATTTTTCGCGCGCCTCGCGATCGGGCCGCATCTTTCACCGGCTGGAGCGCCTGTTGATGGGCCAGACCGGCGCCATCATTTTTGAAAGCGCCTATGCGCAAAAGACCTATTCGGCGCTGATTGGCGAGCCCACCTGCCCTACGCGCATCATTCACAATGGCCTGACGCCGGATGAATTCGTGCCGGTGCCGCCCGATGCGGATGCGGCCGATTTCGTGTTTGTCGGCGAATTGCGCGACCTCAAGGGCATTCATGTGCTGGCCGAGGCGCTGGTGGGCGTCCACCGCCCCGATGGTCAGCCCGCAACGCTGACGCTGGCCGGCGACGGTCCCGACCGGGCGGCGTTGGTCGAACAGATTACCCGGCTAAATCTCACAGACCGGATCACCCTGCCCGGCGCGCAGCCAGCGCGGGCAATGTTTTCGCGCGGCCGCTGCATAATCGTGCCCTCGCTGGCCGAATCCCTGCCCTATATCGTGCTGGAAGCGGCCGCCGCGCGGCTGCCGGTGATTGCCACCAATGTCGGCGGCATTCCCGAAATCTTCGATGGCAGCGCGGAAAGCCTGATCCCGCCCAGCGACGTTCCGGCCCTACAACAGGCCATGCAGCGCGTGCTGGATGATCCCCAGGCGGCGCAGGCGGAAATGGAAATACGGCTGGCGCGGATCGAAAGTGCTTTCTCGCTGGCCAACATGGCCGGGCAAATCGAAGCGCTCTATCAATTGCTGTTGGTAAAGACTTAG
- a CDS encoding undecaprenyl-phosphate glucose phosphotransferase — translation MYRVDAKQAVLDHVSKQGAAGERQLSPEAEAIIAAPVERTLSGAVVVGIAQVIEAVLLAGLGYFIFETLVAIGEAEFYVPVILASCLLANVLFNAARTHRIVAYRTLFNQIGRVLVGWTLVMTVLAVGIFFFKAADLFSRLWLLSWFAGGAVLLVAYRLALRAIVMRWTAAGRLRRRTVIVGGGKDAEVLIEQIRASANNDIRLLGLFDDRVDARSPDSVAGSPKLGKVADLIEFARRTPIDLVIVSMPLSAEKRVLEMLTQLWVLPVDIRLSAHMSKLRFTDRAYSYVGDIAVFDMADRPISDWNLVFKWVFDKVVALTALILLSPVMVATAIAIKLESKGPVFFMQNRHGFNNELIKVYKFRSMRTDMLDHNAVKQVTKDDPRVTKVGKIIRKSSIDELPQLFNVLKGELSIVGPRPHALQAKADNKLYYEAVEGYFARHRVKPGMTGWAQVNGWRGETDTIDKIMQRVNHDLYYIEHWSILFDFYIVLLTPVSLVSKNENAY, via the coding sequence ATGTATCGTGTCGATGCAAAACAAGCCGTGCTGGATCATGTATCCAAGCAGGGCGCGGCGGGCGAGCGTCAGCTTTCGCCCGAGGCGGAGGCGATTATCGCGGCGCCGGTTGAGCGGACGCTGTCGGGCGCCGTGGTCGTGGGCATCGCGCAGGTGATCGAGGCCGTGTTGCTGGCGGGCCTGGGCTATTTCATCTTTGAAACGCTGGTGGCGATCGGCGAGGCCGAATTCTATGTGCCGGTGATCCTGGCATCGTGCCTTCTCGCCAATGTGCTGTTCAACGCCGCCCGCACTCACCGCATTGTCGCCTATCGCACCCTGTTCAATCAGATCGGCCGGGTGCTGGTGGGCTGGACGCTGGTGATGACGGTGCTGGCCGTCGGCATCTTTTTCTTCAAGGCCGCTGACTTGTTCTCGCGGCTGTGGCTGTTGAGCTGGTTCGCCGGTGGCGCCGTGCTGCTGGTCGCCTATCGGCTGGCATTGCGGGCCATAGTCATGCGCTGGACCGCCGCCGGACGGCTGCGGCGCCGCACGGTCATCGTGGGTGGCGGCAAGGATGCCGAAGTGCTGATCGAACAGATCCGCGCCAGCGCCAATAACGATATTCGCCTGCTCGGCCTGTTCGATGACCGGGTCGATGCGCGCTCGCCCGACAGCGTCGCCGGCTCGCCCAAGCTGGGCAAGGTTGCCGATCTCATCGAATTTGCCCGCCGTACGCCGATCGACCTGGTCATCGTGTCCATGCCATTGTCGGCGGAAAAGCGCGTGCTGGAAATGCTGACGCAACTCTGGGTGCTGCCGGTAGATATCCGGCTTTCCGCCCATATGAGCAAGCTGCGCTTCACCGACCGCGCCTATTCCTATGTCGGCGATATCGCCGTGTTCGACATGGCCGACCGGCCGATTTCGGACTGGAACCTGGTGTTCAAATGGGTGTTCGACAAAGTGGTGGCGCTGACTGCACTGATCCTGCTGTCCCCCGTCATGGTCGCCACCGCCATTGCCATCAAACTCGAAAGCAAGGGGCCGGTGTTCTTCATGCAGAACCGGCACGGCTTCAATAACGAGCTGATCAAGGTCTATAAATTCCGCTCGATGCGCACCGACATGCTCGACCACAACGCGGTCAAGCAGGTCACTAAGGACGATCCGCGCGTCACCAAGGTTGGCAAGATCATCCGCAAGAGCTCGATCGACGAGCTGCCGCAATTGTTCAACGTGCTCAAGGGCGAACTGTCCATCGTCGGCCCCCGCCCCCATGCCCTGCAGGCCAAGGCCGACAACAAGCTCTATTACGAGGCCGTTGAGGGCTATTTCGCGCGCCACCGCGTCAAGCCCGGTATGACCGGCTGGGCACAGGTCAATGGCTGGCGCGGGGAAACCGACACGATCGACAAGATCATGCAACGGGTGAACCACGACCTCTATTATATCGAACACTGGTCGATCCTGTTCGATTTCTACATCGTGCTGCTGACCCCGGTGTCGCTCGTTTCCAAGAATGAGAATGCATATTGA
- a CDS encoding O-antigen ligase family protein has protein sequence MSSIGTVDGGAFTAGSKGFGFAVLRSKTGRLLDILVGFWVFTGAMVFIEPSPYEVSFAAMLPVAILAGMGLYRSTFGLLAIMIGFIPFALIAVFQVRITPLDDALIFTAVTIFLLLTSYFIANYLAEDTTRRSRIVIGAYTAAAVVVSLIGTLAYLRLIPAADLFVLYGRAKGTFKDPNVFGPFLVLPAMFALQRVLLLKGRRALFAGMVYGILFVGVFASFSRAAWGHFAFSSIMVMGLVFWLEAAARDKVRIMIMSLLGLVMLGVALAGLLSIPAVSSLFEERAAGQSYDQGETGRFGRQGYAWDLALENPSGIGPKEFRNLRVSEDPHNSYVTVLLVYGWGGGFFYYLLIVLTLWRGFAALARPSPYRLIMIPLISTFVMLVGESAIIDTDHWRHYFLIAGMIWGISTAIRNDHRSGAPREQMVI, from the coding sequence TTGAGCAGCATCGGCACGGTTGATGGCGGCGCCTTTACGGCCGGATCCAAGGGGTTCGGCTTTGCCGTGCTGCGCTCCAAGACCGGGCGGCTGCTCGATATCCTGGTGGGGTTCTGGGTTTTCACCGGCGCCATGGTGTTTATCGAGCCCTCGCCTTATGAGGTGAGCTTTGCCGCCATGCTGCCGGTGGCGATCCTGGCCGGCATGGGCCTCTATCGCTCCACCTTCGGCCTCCTTGCCATCATGATCGGCTTTATTCCCTTTGCGCTGATCGCGGTGTTTCAGGTGCGGATCACCCCGCTCGATGATGCGCTGATTTTCACCGCCGTCACCATCTTCCTGCTGCTGACCAGCTATTTCATCGCCAATTATCTTGCCGAAGACACGACGCGGCGGTCGCGCATCGTCATAGGCGCCTATACGGCAGCGGCGGTAGTGGTTTCGCTGATCGGCACGCTCGCCTACCTCCGGCTCATCCCGGCCGCCGATCTTTTCGTGCTCTATGGCCGCGCCAAGGGCACGTTCAAGGACCCCAATGTGTTCGGGCCGTTTCTCGTGCTGCCGGCCATGTTCGCCTTGCAGCGCGTGCTGCTGCTCAAGGGGCGGCGGGCGCTGTTTGCCGGCATGGTTTATGGCATCCTGTTCGTGGGCGTGTTTGCCAGTTTCTCGCGCGCCGCCTGGGGGCATTTCGCCTTCTCCTCCATCATGGTGATGGGGCTGGTGTTCTGGCTGGAGGCGGCGGCGCGCGACAAGGTGCGCATCATGATCATGTCGCTGCTCGGGCTGGTCATGCTCGGGGTGGCGCTGGCCGGGCTGCTCAGCATTCCGGCGGTGTCGTCACTGTTCGAGGAGCGCGCCGCCGGGCAAAGCTACGATCAGGGCGAAACGGGCCGGTTCGGCCGCCAGGGCTATGCCTGGGACCTGGCGCTGGAAAATCCCTCGGGCATCGGCCCCAAGGAATTCCGCAACCTGCGGGTGAGCGAAGACCCGCACAATTCCTATGTCACCGTGCTGCTTGTCTATGGCTGGGGCGGCGGCTTTTTCTACTACCTGCTGATCGTCCTGACGCTGTGGCGCGGCTTTGCCGCCCTCGCCCGCCCCTCGCCCTACCGGCTGATCATGATTCCCCTGATCAGTACTTTCGTCATGCTGGTCGGCGAGTCGGCCATTATCGACACCGATCACTGGCGCCATTATTTCCTGATTGCCGGCATGATCTGGGGCATCTCCACCGCCATTCGCAACGATCACCGTTCCGGCGCGCCGCGCGAGCAGATGGTCATTTAG
- a CDS encoding phosphotransferase enzyme family protein — protein sequence MPLSASDVQPALSLWPDLAGGTTRLINHSENQTFLVETERRGRFTLRIHRPGYQSRPAIESELAWLTALRRDTDVPIPEPIPGLDGRLLQAFKTSGEETRLAVLFRFAYGAEPTPDDDMCQLFRTLGRYAAQLHLHATQWQQPEGFQRPVWRAASILDADGLWGDWRIAPGVDKTIRAVLDRTDSALWRRLGEYGLGEDRFGLIHADMRLGNLLVDGSNVTLIDFDDAGFCWFVYDFAAAISFHETNAAIPALRSLWIEGYRTVRPLDDEHVEAIDSMVMLRRMALLAWIGSHAETRLAQTHKRGFAAGTAQLAERYLRGALWPK from the coding sequence ATGCCGCTCAGCGCAAGCGACGTTCAACCGGCATTGTCGCTGTGGCCGGATCTGGCCGGGGGCACCACCCGGCTGATCAATCATTCGGAAAACCAGACCTTCCTGGTCGAGACCGAGCGCCGCGGCCGCTTCACCCTGCGCATCCATCGTCCCGGCTATCAGTCGCGTCCCGCTATCGAGAGCGAACTGGCCTGGCTCACGGCGCTGCGGCGCGATACCGATGTGCCGATTCCCGAACCCATTCCAGGCCTCGATGGCCGGCTGCTGCAGGCCTTCAAGACCTCGGGCGAGGAAACCCGCCTCGCCGTGCTGTTCCGCTTTGCTTATGGCGCCGAGCCAACGCCCGATGACGATATGTGCCAACTGTTCCGCACTCTGGGCCGCTACGCCGCGCAATTGCACCTGCATGCCACCCAATGGCAGCAGCCCGAGGGCTTCCAGCGGCCGGTCTGGCGCGCCGCGAGCATTCTGGATGCCGATGGGCTATGGGGCGATTGGCGCATCGCGCCGGGCGTCGACAAGACGATCCGGGCCGTTCTCGATCGCACCGATTCCGCCCTGTGGCGGCGGCTGGGCGAATATGGCCTGGGCGAAGACCGCTTTGGTTTGATCCATGCCGATATGCGGCTGGGCAATCTTTTGGTCGATGGCTCCAATGTGACGTTGATCGATTTCGACGATGCGGGCTTCTGCTGGTTCGTCTACGACTTTGCCGCCGCCATTTCCTTCCACGAAACCAATGCCGCCATTCCCGCTTTGCGTTCGCTCTGGATCGAGGGCTACCGCACGGTGCGGCCCTTGGACGACGAGCATGTCGAGGCCATCGATTCCATGGTCATGCTGCGCCGCATGGCGCTATTGGCCTGGATTGGTTCGCATGCGGAAACGCGGCTGGCGCAAACCCATAAGCGGGGCTTCGCCGCCGGAACCGCCCAATTGGCCGAACGCTACCTGCGCGGCGCGCTCTGGCCTAAATGA
- a CDS encoding CHASE2 domain-containing protein: MWKRRLSALVFGAVIVGLLVALRASDPYPVQVARETAFDTFQQLRPRPAPADLPVRIIDIDETSLAKVGQWPWSRRTMATIANRLTELGAAAIAFDVLFPEPDRLSPSSILSIGADYDAEFATALATGPSILSLTRSEKSQAALPAPKSGFALTGTDPLNALPALGGAASPLPLLEQAAKGLGVASLDTTGAGVARRLPLLWSNGTAPLPTLSVEALRVAQGASTLVVLGDSAGMVEGLRVGDYTVPTGPTGDMWLYYRHLEPSIYVPAADLLAQNYATLAPLVAGHIVFIGASASGLLDIRASTLGEAVAGVSIHVQALEQILTGTFLNRADWVAGLEIVVLAVSGLAIVLVLLSSGPLVGLLFSSMIAALSLAGSWFAFSQYGLLIDPSFALFGAVLTYAAMAFFQFAVTDADKRRVRQAFAHYVEPTLLDRLDKDASLLKLGGDLREMSVMFSDVRNFSALSERTAPTELVAILNRLFAALGAAIIGQHGTIDKFMGDAVMAFWNAPATLDRHPLHACRAALSMRAALQRLNAGSAEPIAIGVGVATGPALVGNMGLESRFNYSCVGDTVNVASRLEGACRIANYDILISAPTRAAAPELACLPAGALELRGMSEREPVYLLLGDETLAKNPAFIALAAVHANLLETLAKQGPVQAEIERCATLGAALDARLVDFYVACLSRPNDFLASDKK; the protein is encoded by the coding sequence ATGTGGAAACGGCGGCTGTCGGCCCTGGTCTTCGGCGCCGTCATCGTCGGCCTGCTGGTGGCATTGCGCGCCAGCGATCCCTATCCCGTCCAGGTGGCGCGCGAGACCGCCTTCGACACCTTCCAGCAATTGCGGCCACGCCCCGCGCCCGCCGATCTGCCGGTGCGGATCATCGACATAGACGAAACTTCGCTTGCAAAGGTTGGGCAATGGCCCTGGTCGCGGCGCACCATGGCGACCATCGCCAACCGCCTGACCGAACTGGGTGCCGCGGCCATCGCCTTCGACGTGCTGTTTCCCGAGCCAGACCGCCTCTCGCCATCCTCGATCCTGTCGATTGGTGCCGACTATGACGCCGAATTCGCCACCGCACTTGCGACCGGGCCAAGCATCTTGAGCCTCACGCGCAGCGAGAAGAGCCAGGCGGCGCTGCCAGCGCCCAAATCGGGCTTCGCACTGACGGGAACGGACCCGTTGAATGCTCTTCCAGCGCTGGGCGGGGCGGCATCGCCATTGCCCCTGTTGGAGCAGGCGGCCAAGGGCCTGGGTGTCGCCAGCCTCGACACCACCGGGGCAGGGGTGGCCCGCCGCCTGCCGCTGCTGTGGTCCAACGGTACGGCGCCGTTGCCGACATTATCAGTGGAGGCGTTGCGCGTGGCGCAGGGGGCGTCGACACTGGTGGTCCTGGGCGACAGCGCCGGCATGGTCGAAGGCCTGCGCGTCGGCGACTATACCGTGCCAACCGGCCCCACCGGCGATATGTGGCTCTATTACCGGCACCTCGAGCCGTCGATCTATGTTCCGGCGGCCGATCTCCTCGCCCAGAATTACGCCACACTCGCGCCACTCGTCGCGGGCCACATCGTCTTCATCGGCGCCTCGGCGAGCGGGTTGCTCGACATCCGTGCCAGCACACTGGGCGAGGCGGTGGCCGGCGTCTCCATCCATGTGCAGGCACTCGAACAAATATTGACCGGCACCTTTCTCAATCGCGCCGATTGGGTGGCGGGCCTCGAAATCGTCGTCCTGGCGGTGAGCGGGCTGGCCATCGTGCTGGTCCTGCTGTCGAGCGGCCCGCTGGTGGGCCTATTGTTTTCGTCGATGATCGCGGCTCTGTCCTTGGCCGGCAGCTGGTTTGCCTTCAGCCAATATGGCCTGCTGATCGACCCCAGCTTTGCTTTGTTCGGCGCCGTGCTCACCTATGCCGCCATGGCCTTCTTCCAGTTCGCCGTGACCGATGCCGACAAACGCCGCGTCCGGCAGGCTTTCGCCCATTATGTCGAGCCGACCCTGCTCGACCGGCTCGATAAGGACGCCAGCCTGCTCAAGCTGGGCGGCGATCTGCGCGAGATGAGTGTGATGTTCTCCGACGTGCGCAATTTCTCCGCCCTCAGCGAGCGCACCGCGCCCACTGAACTCGTCGCCATCCTCAACCGGCTCTTTGCCGCCCTGGGCGCCGCCATCATCGGTCAGCACGGCACGATCGACAAATTCATGGGCGATGCGGTGATGGCCTTCTGGAATGCCCCAGCCACGCTCGACCGGCACCCGCTGCACGCCTGCCGCGCCGCCCTCTCCATGCGCGCGGCGTTGCAGCGGCTCAATGCGGGCTCGGCCGAGCCCATCGCGATCGGTGTCGGGGTGGCGACCGGCCCGGCACTGGTGGGCAATATGGGGCTCGAAAGCCGCTTCAATTATTCGTGTGTCGGCGACACCGTCAACGTCGCCAGCCGTCTCGAAGGCGCCTGCCGGATCGCGAATTACGATATCCTGATATCGGCCCCAACCCGCGCCGCCGCACCGGAACTGGCCTGCCTGCCGGCCGGCGCACTGGAACTCCGCGGCATGAGCGAACGCGAGCCCGTCTACCTCCTGCTGGGTGACGAGACACTTGCCAAAAATCCGGCATTTATCGCATTGGCAGCCGTGCACGCCAATCTGCTGGAAACGCTGGCGAAACAGGGGCCAGTACAGGCCGAAATCGAACGTTGTGCCACGCTCGGCGCAGCTCTGGATGCCCGCCTGGTCGATTTCTACGTGGCCTGCCTGAGCCGCCCCAACGACTTCCTGGCCTCAGACAAAAAATGA
- a CDS encoding helix-turn-helix domain-containing protein, whose product MTERIYYVPDANGVERLPTVLSMFHAAPPVMRAPHWHAQVEVNYIVRGWVHYKMSGHEVRFSEGDMALFWGGLPHQLDDAADDVVYAGGHLPLVHFFRLRLPQDVQSKLMQGATLITQATDASDTLNFARWNDYARSGDPMKAGMAVDELLLRIERVRFDAYSLLPGRADIANAVEGLDHHSSPIVVRICDFIADNFREDIDSSDIAAAANVHPKYAMNVFKKTTGMTLNDYVNLMRLSYAQALLMQEEANVLQVAMDSGFGSLSAFNKSFRKIAGTSPSDFRRDVRTRPGAPVTVRTPNRRRIN is encoded by the coding sequence ATGACCGAAAGGATCTATTATGTGCCGGATGCCAACGGGGTAGAGCGGCTGCCCACCGTGCTGTCGATGTTTCATGCGGCGCCGCCGGTAATGCGGGCGCCCCATTGGCATGCCCAGGTCGAGGTCAATTACATCGTGCGCGGCTGGGTCCACTATAAGATGAGCGGCCACGAGGTGCGCTTCAGCGAAGGGGACATGGCCCTGTTCTGGGGCGGGCTGCCCCACCAGTTGGATGATGCGGCCGATGATGTCGTCTATGCCGGCGGACACCTGCCGCTGGTGCATTTCTTCCGGCTGCGGCTGCCCCAGGATGTGCAATCCAAGCTGATGCAGGGCGCGACGCTGATCACTCAGGCCACCGACGCGTCCGACACGCTCAACTTTGCCCGCTGGAACGATTATGCCCGTTCGGGCGATCCGATGAAGGCCGGTATGGCCGTCGACGAATTGCTGTTGCGGATCGAGCGGGTGCGCTTTGACGCCTATTCGCTGCTGCCCGGCCGCGCCGATATCGCCAATGCGGTGGAGGGGCTGGATCACCATTCCTCCCCGATCGTGGTGCGCATCTGCGACTTTATCGCCGACAATTTTCGTGAGGACATCGATTCCTCCGATATCGCCGCAGCGGCCAATGTTCACCCGAAATACGCGATGAACGTGTTCAAGAAGACCACGGGCATGACGCTCAACGATTATGTGAACCTGATGCGGCTGAGCTATGCGCAGGCCCTGCTGATGCAGGAAGAGGCCAATGTGCTGCAGGTGGCGATGGACAGCGGCTTCGGCTCGCTCAGTGCTTTCAACAAGTCCTTCCGCAAGATCGCCGGCACCTCGCCCAGCGATTTCCGCCGCGATGTGCGCACCCGGCCCGGCGCGCCGGTGACGGTGCGGACGCCAAACCGCAGGCGCATCAACTAA